In Cicer arietinum cultivar CDC Frontier isolate Library 1 chromosome 1, Cicar.CDCFrontier_v2.0, whole genome shotgun sequence, one DNA window encodes the following:
- the LOC101497655 gene encoding expansin-B3: MKHHRVSALFLLSLGFILAQGQLQHRVVLDPHWYPGTATWYGEPEGDGSTGGACGYGTLVDVKPLKARVGAVGPRLYRSGEGCGECYKVKCLDQSICSKRAVTVIITDECPGCPSDRTHFDLSGAAFGRMAFSGENGQLRNRGEIPVIYRRTSCIYGGKNIAFQVNEGSTPYWLSLLVEFEDGDGDIGSMHIQEAGSSEWLQMNHLWGANWCIVAGPLKGPFSVKLSTSTGRSLTAKDVIPSNWSPKATYASRLNFSP, from the exons ATGAAGCACCACCGTGTCTCCGCCCTGTTTCTTTTAAGCCTCGGCTTTATACTTGCGCAGGGACAGCTTCAGCACCGTGTCGTCCTCGACCCACATTGGTACCCAGGAACTGCCACTTGGTACGGCGAGCCTGAGGGAGACGGTAGCACAG GAGGGGCGTGTGGTTATGGAACGTTGGTGGACGTGAAGCCGTTGAAGGCAAGAGTAGGAGCGGTGGGACCCAGGCTGTATAGGAGTGGAGAAGGGTGCGGTGAGTGTTATAAGGTGAAATGTTTGGACCAGAGCATATGTTCGAAGCGGGCAGTGACGGTTATAATAACGGATGAGTGCCCGGGCTGCCCGTCTGACCGAACACATTTCGACCTTAGTGGTGCTGCTTTTGGTCGCATGGCTTTTTCCGGCGAGAATGGTCAACTCAGGAATAGAGGTGAAATCCCAGTTATTTACCGAAG AACATCATGCATATATGGTGGCAAAAATATTGCCTTCCAAGTTAATGAAGGTTCCACACCTTATTGGTTGTCACTTCTGGTGGAGTTTGAGGATGGAGATGGTGACATAGGCTCCATGCATATACAAGAA GCTGGGTCTAGTGAGTGGTTGCAAATGAATCATCTATGGGGAGCAAATTGGTGCATTGTTGCGGGGCCTTTGAAAGGACCTTTCTCTGTGAAACTAAGCACATCCACAGGGAGAAGCCTAACTGCCAAAGATGTTATTCCAAGTAATTGGTCTCCAAAAGCCACTTATGCTTCTCGCTTAAATTTCTCTCCTTAA
- the LOC101497331 gene encoding probable L-type lectin-domain containing receptor kinase VII.2 isoform X1, with protein sequence MPQLKLLIIILHTVTIIMCCVCTTEFVYNTNFNSTNIKLYGNSTIQKSILSLTNSTSDSFSIDRAFYPQKVLTKPPNSSSTLLPFATSFIFSVAPVKKSITGHGFAFIFTPSRGLNGTTSTEYIGLFNFTNEGNHSNHVFGVEFDVVKNEEFEDINDNHVGVDVNSLKSLTSHEAGYWGGKDDKKFHVLSIKNGENYQVWIEFMNSQLNITMIQAGHKRPRVPLINTTVNLSGILMDETYVGFCAATGLKKDSIKILAWSFSNSNFSIGDALVTKNLPSFVPHKKWFSGAINVGVTSTVFVLIIICCGCVVFFIYYRGKNGEEEIEDWELEYWPHKISFQDIHAATGGFSEENVIVVGGNKSVYKGVLQGVEVAVKRIPQEREGMREFLAEVSSLGRMKHRNLVGFKGWCKEEKGNLILVYDFMHNGSLDKWIFECEEGKMLTWEERIQVLKNVSAGILYLHEGWEVKVLHRDIKASNVLLDKDMKARLGDFGLALMHEHHGQVASTTKVLGTLGYIAPEVIRTGKASTMSDVFGFGILMLEVICGRRPIEEHKPGLIEWLESLMVLNQLHNAIDERLKAKGGYSIEEGERLLHLGLLCSNSDPCVRPIMRQVVKMLEGEMDNNIEADEENMETSLLGRITSAAMWSTTETSFLNKDHPTFEEIRMFSYNSKTSTSGSNTIPPSDSDIIREGSKCSF encoded by the exons ATGCCTCAACTTAAGCTTCTTATCATTATTCTACATACTGTAACCATAATTATGTGTTGTGTTTGCACTACTGAATTTGTTTATAACACAAACTTCAACTCCacaaacataaaattatatggaaattccaccattcaaaaatCCATTCTCTCACTTACTAATAGCACTAGCGATTCCTTCTCAATAGACCGTGCTTTTTACCCTCAAAAAGTGCTTACAAAACCACCAAACTCTTCTTCCACTCTTCTCCCTTTTGCTACTTCCTTCATTTTCTCTGTTGCCCCTGTCAAAAAATCTATCACAGGACATGGCTTTGCCTTCATATTCACACCTTCAAGAGGTCTAAATGGAACAACATCGACCGAGTATATCGGTCTCTTCAATTTCACCAATGAAGGTAATCATAGCAACCATGTTTTTGGAGTCGAATTCGACGTAGTTAAAAACGAAGAATTCGAGGATATAAATGATAATCATGTTGGTGTTGACGTAAACTCGCTTAAATCGTTAACTTCACATGAGGCTGGCTATTGGGGTGGGAAAGATGACAAGAAATTTCATGTGTTGAGCAtaaaaaatggagaaaattatCAAGTTTGGATTGAATTTATGAACTCCCAGTTGAACATTACGATGATTCAGGCAGGACATAAGAGGCCTCGTGTGCCTCTTATCAATACAACTGTTAACCTTTCCGGCATTCTTATGGATGAAACATATGTTGGATTCTGTGCAGCCACAGGGTTGAAAAAAGATAGTATTAAGATTCTTGCTTGGAGCTTTAGTAATTCTAATTTTTCTATTGGTGATGCTTTAGTGACAAAGAATTTGCCTTCATTTGTCCCTCATAAGAAGTGGTTTTCGGGAGCCATAAATGTAGGAGTCACTAGTACTGTCTTTGTGCTAATAATCATTTGTTGTGGTTGTGTAGTTTTCTTCATTTACTATAGGGGTAAAAATGGAGAGGAGGAAATTGAAGATTGGGAACTAGAATATTGGCCACATAAGATTAGTTTCCAAGATATTCATGCAGCAACAGGAGGATTCTCTGAAGAGAATGTGATTGTTGTAGGAGGGAACAAAAGTGTATATAAAGGGGTTTTGCAAGGAGTAGAAGTTGCTGTCAAGAGAATCCCTCAAGAAAGAGAAGGGATGAGAGAGTTTTTAGCTGAGGTTTCAAGCCTAGGAAGAATGAAACACAGAAACTTAGTAGGATTCAAAGGTTGGTGCAAAGAAGAAAAGGGAAACTTGATTCTAGTTTATGACTTCATGCACAATGGAAGTTTAGACAAATGGATCTTTGAGTGTGAAGAAGGAAAGATGCTAACATGGGAAGAGAGGATTCAAGTTTTGAAAAATGTGTCTGCAGGGATTCTATACCTGCATGAGGGCTGGGAAGTTAAGGTCTTGCATAGGGATATCAAAGCAAGCAATGTTCTACTTGACAAAGACATGAAAGCTAGATTAGGGGATTTTGGATTGGCTCTTATGCATGAGCATCATGGACAAGTGGCAAGCACAACAAAAGTACTAGGGACATTAGGATACATCGCTCCGGAAGTGATTCGAACAGGAAAAGCGTCGACTATGTCTGATGTGTTCGGCTTTGGAATATTGATGTTGGAAGTAATTTGCGGGCGAAGACCTATTGAAGAACATAAGCCAGGGCTAATTGAATGGTTGGAGTCTCTAATGGTGCTTAACCAATTGCACAATGCCATCGATGAAAGGTTGAAGGCGAAAGGAGGATACTCCATTGAGGAAGGTGAGAGATTGCTTCATTTGGGTTTGTTGTGTTCAAATTCAGACCCTTGTGTTAGACCAATAATGAGACAGGTTGTGAAAATGTTGGAGGGAGAAATGGACAACAACATTGAAGCTGATGAAGAAAATATGGAGACAAGTTTACTTGGAAGAATAACATCAGCTGCAATGTGGTCTACAACTGAAACTTCATTTCTAAACAAAGATCACCCTACTTTTGAAGAAATTAGAATGTTTAGTTATAATTCTAAGACCTCTACAAGTGGCTCAAATACCATTCCACCATCAGATTCAGATATCATTAGGGAAGGCAG CAAATGCAGCTTCTGA
- the LOC101497331 gene encoding probable L-type lectin-domain containing receptor kinase VII.2 isoform X2, which translates to MPQLKLLIIILHTVTIIMCCVCTTEFVYNTNFNSTNIKLYGNSTIQKSILSLTNSTSDSFSIDRAFYPQKVLTKPPNSSSTLLPFATSFIFSVAPVKKSITGHGFAFIFTPSRGLNGTTSTEYIGLFNFTNEGNHSNHVFGVEFDVVKNEEFEDINDNHVGVDVNSLKSLTSHEAGYWGGKDDKKFHVLSIKNGENYQVWIEFMNSQLNITMIQAGHKRPRVPLINTTVNLSGILMDETYVGFCAATGLKKDSIKILAWSFSNSNFSIGDALVTKNLPSFVPHKKWFSGAINVGVTSTVFVLIIICCGCVVFFIYYRGKNGEEEIEDWELEYWPHKISFQDIHAATGGFSEENVIVVGGNKSVYKGVLQGVEVAVKRIPQEREGMREFLAEVSSLGRMKHRNLVGFKGWCKEEKGNLILVYDFMHNGSLDKWIFECEEGKMLTWEERIQVLKNVSAGILYLHEGWEVKVLHRDIKASNVLLDKDMKARLGDFGLALMHEHHGQVASTTKVLGTLGYIAPEVIRTGKASTMSDVFGFGILMLEVICGRRPIEEHKPGLIEWLESLMVLNQLHNAIDERLKAKGGYSIEEGERLLHLGLLCSNSDPCVRPIMRQVVKMLEGEMDNNIEADEENMETSLLGRITSAAMWSTTETSFLNKDHPTFEEIRMFSYNSKTSTSGSNTIPPSDSDIIREGSF; encoded by the exons ATGCCTCAACTTAAGCTTCTTATCATTATTCTACATACTGTAACCATAATTATGTGTTGTGTTTGCACTACTGAATTTGTTTATAACACAAACTTCAACTCCacaaacataaaattatatggaaattccaccattcaaaaatCCATTCTCTCACTTACTAATAGCACTAGCGATTCCTTCTCAATAGACCGTGCTTTTTACCCTCAAAAAGTGCTTACAAAACCACCAAACTCTTCTTCCACTCTTCTCCCTTTTGCTACTTCCTTCATTTTCTCTGTTGCCCCTGTCAAAAAATCTATCACAGGACATGGCTTTGCCTTCATATTCACACCTTCAAGAGGTCTAAATGGAACAACATCGACCGAGTATATCGGTCTCTTCAATTTCACCAATGAAGGTAATCATAGCAACCATGTTTTTGGAGTCGAATTCGACGTAGTTAAAAACGAAGAATTCGAGGATATAAATGATAATCATGTTGGTGTTGACGTAAACTCGCTTAAATCGTTAACTTCACATGAGGCTGGCTATTGGGGTGGGAAAGATGACAAGAAATTTCATGTGTTGAGCAtaaaaaatggagaaaattatCAAGTTTGGATTGAATTTATGAACTCCCAGTTGAACATTACGATGATTCAGGCAGGACATAAGAGGCCTCGTGTGCCTCTTATCAATACAACTGTTAACCTTTCCGGCATTCTTATGGATGAAACATATGTTGGATTCTGTGCAGCCACAGGGTTGAAAAAAGATAGTATTAAGATTCTTGCTTGGAGCTTTAGTAATTCTAATTTTTCTATTGGTGATGCTTTAGTGACAAAGAATTTGCCTTCATTTGTCCCTCATAAGAAGTGGTTTTCGGGAGCCATAAATGTAGGAGTCACTAGTACTGTCTTTGTGCTAATAATCATTTGTTGTGGTTGTGTAGTTTTCTTCATTTACTATAGGGGTAAAAATGGAGAGGAGGAAATTGAAGATTGGGAACTAGAATATTGGCCACATAAGATTAGTTTCCAAGATATTCATGCAGCAACAGGAGGATTCTCTGAAGAGAATGTGATTGTTGTAGGAGGGAACAAAAGTGTATATAAAGGGGTTTTGCAAGGAGTAGAAGTTGCTGTCAAGAGAATCCCTCAAGAAAGAGAAGGGATGAGAGAGTTTTTAGCTGAGGTTTCAAGCCTAGGAAGAATGAAACACAGAAACTTAGTAGGATTCAAAGGTTGGTGCAAAGAAGAAAAGGGAAACTTGATTCTAGTTTATGACTTCATGCACAATGGAAGTTTAGACAAATGGATCTTTGAGTGTGAAGAAGGAAAGATGCTAACATGGGAAGAGAGGATTCAAGTTTTGAAAAATGTGTCTGCAGGGATTCTATACCTGCATGAGGGCTGGGAAGTTAAGGTCTTGCATAGGGATATCAAAGCAAGCAATGTTCTACTTGACAAAGACATGAAAGCTAGATTAGGGGATTTTGGATTGGCTCTTATGCATGAGCATCATGGACAAGTGGCAAGCACAACAAAAGTACTAGGGACATTAGGATACATCGCTCCGGAAGTGATTCGAACAGGAAAAGCGTCGACTATGTCTGATGTGTTCGGCTTTGGAATATTGATGTTGGAAGTAATTTGCGGGCGAAGACCTATTGAAGAACATAAGCCAGGGCTAATTGAATGGTTGGAGTCTCTAATGGTGCTTAACCAATTGCACAATGCCATCGATGAAAGGTTGAAGGCGAAAGGAGGATACTCCATTGAGGAAGGTGAGAGATTGCTTCATTTGGGTTTGTTGTGTTCAAATTCAGACCCTTGTGTTAGACCAATAATGAGACAGGTTGTGAAAATGTTGGAGGGAGAAATGGACAACAACATTGAAGCTGATGAAGAAAATATGGAGACAAGTTTACTTGGAAGAATAACATCAGCTGCAATGTGGTCTACAACTGAAACTTCATTTCTAAACAAAGATCACCCTACTTTTGAAGAAATTAGAATGTTTAGTTATAATTCTAAGACCTCTACAAGTGGCTCAAATACCATTCCACCATCAGATTCAGATATCATTAGGGAAGGCAG CTTCTGA
- the LOC101497006 gene encoding epoxide hydrolase 3-like: protein MDNIKHSHVEVKGLKLHVAEIGTGEKVVVFLHGFPEIWYTWRYQMIAVANAGYRAIAFDFRGYGLSDHPAEPEKATLMDLVDEIKDLLDSLGITKAVLIGKDFGAIPAYLVAAVHPEKVASVITLGIPFMLPGPSAVQNHLLPKGFYITRWQEPGRAEADFGRFDVKSVIRNIYILFSRSEVPVAGDDQEIMDLFNPSIPLPPWFSEEDLEAYASLYENSGFRFALQVPYRSLTVENGLTDPKVNVPALLIMGEKDYCLKFPGMEEYIRTGTVKHFVPDLETIYIPEGSHFVHEQFPEKVNNLIIEFLDKQSI from the exons ATGGACAACATCAAGCACAGTCATGTTGAAGTGAAGGGACTGAAGCTCCATGTAGCTGAGATTGGAACAG GTGAAAAGGTAGTTGTATTCTTACATGGATTTCCAGAAATATGGTATACATGGAGATACCAAATGATTGCTGTTGCAAATGCTGGTTACCGTGCTATTGCCTTTGATTTTAGAGGATATGGACTTTCTGATCATCCAGCTGAGCCAGAAAAAGCAACTTTAATGGACCTTGTTGATGAAATTAAGGATCTTTTAGATTCATTAGGCATCACCAAG GCTGTCCTTATTGGTAAGGACTTTGGTGCCATACCAGCATATCTTGTAGCTGCTGTCCATCCAGAAAAAGTAGCTTCTGTCATAACTTTAGGCATTCCTTTCATGCTTCCTGGTCCTTCTGCTGTTCAGAATCATCTTCTCCCAAAAGGCTTCTATATTACTAGGTGGCAG GAGCCTGGAAGAGCAGAAGCAGATTTCGGCCGCTTCGATGTTAAGTCGGTTATAAGGAACATTTATATTCTGTTTTCTAGAAGTGAGGTGCCAGTAGCAGGTGATGATCAAGAAATCATGGACTTGTTTAATCCATCTATTCCCCTCCCACCATGGTTCTCTGAGGAAGACTTGGAAGCTTATGCATCACTATATGAAAATTCTGGTTTTAGATTTGCATTGCAGGTTCCGTACAG GTCTCTCACAGTGGAAAATGGGCTAACTGATCCAAAAGTGAATGTTCCTGCATTGCTGATCATGGGTGAAAAAGACTATTGCCTCAAGTTTCCTGGCATGGAAGAGTACATCCGAACCGGGACGGTGAAACATTTTGTGCCAGACTTGGAAACCATATATATTCCAGAAGGAAGCCATTTTGTGCATGAACAATTTCCAGAGAAGGTGAACAACCTCATCATTGAATTCCTTGACAAACAAAGTATCTGA